A segment of the Prochlorococcus sp. RS04 genome:
AGTTATACAAATCCTTCCGGAGCATTAGTTCAATACAATTTAGAAAAAAGAAAAGCAGTAAAAGAATGTGATTTAGGTGGGCAGCCTGATAGCGTCTTTGTTTCACCAGACGGAACATTTCTAGCTGTCGCTATAGAAAATGAGAGGGATGAAGAATATAAAAATGGATTTATCCCTCAATTAGATGACAATGGCATTCAAATTAATCCTGCAGGTTATGTTTCTCTTGTGAAGTTAAACAAAAGAGGAAAAATACAATGCAATTCAATAAAAAAAGTTGATTTAACAGGCTTATCCGAAATAGCTCCTTTCGATCCCGAACCAGAATTCGTTGCTATTAATGATCTTGGTGAAACAGTTGTCTCTCTTCAAGAAAACAACCATCTTGCAGTAATTGATAAAGATGGAAATGTAATATCACATTTCTCGGCAGGAGTTGTAAAACAAATGGCAGGAATGGATACAAAGAAAGATGGAGCACATAAATTTAAAAGCAAACTAAAGAATGTAAGAAGAGAACCCGATGGTCTTACTTGGATTGATAATGACCATTTTGCAACAGCAAATGAAGGCGATTACAAGCATATTGATCCAAATCAGGCAAAAAGAGGTGGTTCAAGATCCTGGACTATTTTTAAAAAAGATGGAACAGTAGTTTATGAAGATGCAAATAGACTAGAAAGAGCAATTGCACAAATAGGTCATTTCCAAGATGGGAGAGCAGGTAAAAAGGGAGTAGAACCTGAGTCAGTTACATATTCAAAAATTAATGGGACGCCCTATTTATTTGTTGGTGCTGAACGAGCTGGGATAGTAGCTGTTTACGATATCACAGAACTAAATCAACCTTTGCTTACTCAATTACTTCCATCAGGCATTGGACCAGAGGGATTTGTCGCAATTCCAGAGAGGGGATTAATTGCCTCAGCAAATGAAAAAGACTACAACAAAAAAGAACCTGGTTTATCTTCTCATGTGACTATTTATCAACTACAAGACGCACCTGCTTCATACCCACATTTAACAAATGAAAATGGCCTTGAATTTGTGTCTTGGGGTGCGATAAGCGGAATGGTTGCAGGTGATGATGGTAAAATTTATGCTGTAAATGATGGGACTTTTAAAACCCAACCAAGAATTTATGTTATTGACCCTTCATCTTCACCAGCACTACTAGAAAGAGCTATAGATATAAAGCTAGATGGTAAGACTGCATTATTTATGGATCAAGAAGGTATTACTACTGATGGTAATGGTGGATTTTACATTTCTACTGAAGGAATCAAGAAAAAGCTAAATGAACATCCTCCTGCTATCTACCATGTAAGCTCAGATGGTGAAATTTTAGAGAAGATAACTCCACCACCTTCATATCTTAATTATGCTAAAAATCCTGGTTTTGAAGGCATAACAAGAAACGGCGACATTCTTTATGTTGCTCAACAGAAACCTTGGGGTGATGATACTTTCAATACTACTAAGATCCTTTCCTATAATTTAAAAACTAAACAGTGGGGGGCCGTAAATTATCAATTAGATAGGATCAAAAAAGGCGGTGTTGGAATTTCAGAATTAACTTACCATGAAGGGGCACTTTATGTAATCGAAAGAGATAGTTTCTATGGTAAGAAAGCAAAATTAAAAGCTATATATAAAGTAGATTTAAATGATGTCATTTTCGAAGGTCTTCAGACTAATATTCCTCCAAGACTTTATCCCTTAGTTGAAAAAGAGTTAGTTACTGATCTAAAACCAGTAATGAAATCTACTGGTGGTTTTATCCTTGAAAAGGTTGAAGGTTTAGCAATCACAAACGACGGACAAGCATGGATTTCAACTGACAACGACGGTACTGGAAAGAAATCAACTGGTGAAACTCTTTTCCTAAATATTGGAAAAATCTAGTTAAAACTACTAATTCAAGTCACCTTTTATATAAGGTGGCTTTTTTTTTGCAATTCTTATAATTAAATAAAATCAAGTCATGAAATACCTACTATTTATTGTTTTATTCATCGCTCCAGTAAAAGCTGAAACAAAATATTATTGGCAGGGTGTCAGGCATTATTTAAATCGACCCAAACTAATGATAGAGGCATGCAAAGATATGAGAGAAGAAAATGACATTGGAACATCTGCTTTCGAGAGTATGTACATGCCAACATTACCTGATAGGCTTTGGTTAGCTATTGGCAAAAGAGATTCTTATTGGGCAGATGACTCCAAAGAAGGAAGCATTCTTTTTACAAGAGAAGGGGTTTTGAATTTAAAAAAATTTATTGCAGAAAAATCATGTCCTAATATTTTTTAAATTTTCCCTATAAATCTGTATTAAGACACGGAAAGATAGTTTCAATAATCGCTCCACCATCTTTATGATTAAATGCCTTTATAAAACCTTTATTGTTATTAATTATTTTTTTTGTAATTGAAAGACCTAAACCACTTCCACTTTTCTTAAATTTAGTCCTTGATGGATCCCCACGATAAAAACGAGAAAAAATGTCATTTGATTCATTTTCTTCTAATCCAATACCTTTATCTCTAACTCTTATAACAACAGAGCTATCTCTCTTAAAAATTTCAATTTGTATGCTCTCTTTTGTTGGGGAATAACGAATAGCGTTATCTAAAATATTTATAAATGCTCTTTTTAAATTTTCAATATCCCCAGATATATAATATTTTGTTGGAGAAAATAAATTTATTTTTATATCCTTTTTTTCTGCGAGCGGTTTTATTGTTTGCCAAGATTCCATAATCAAATCTGAAATAGATATTTTTTTGTTTTTATTAAAATCTTCACTACTTTCTAGCTTAGAAAGCTCTAAAGTCTCTTCGGCCATTTTTCTTAATCTTTTTGACTCTTTCTTAAGTCTCTTAACAAGATACCTATCCTTTTTTGATACTACTGATTCAAGTCTTTCCCCAATTAAGATAAGTGATGTAAGAGGGGTTTTCAGTTCATGAGACACATCATTAATTAATTGATTTTGTCGTTTTTTTATCGATTCAATTGATAATTTACTTTCCAATAATATTAAATAATTCTTTTTTCTTCCTCTAACAATATTTACCGAAATGGGTACTCCCGCAATTGTGAAATCAAGGTTGAATGGGAAATCTTTTTTTCTTAAATATAAAATTTTATTACTAAGTACTTCAAGCTCATTAATATCATTAATTGCTTTTCCAATAACATCTTTATATTTGATAATCCTAATAAGAGATAATGCTTTCTGATTGATAAATTTTATTGTCAGATCAGATGATAAGATAATCCACCCTTGCGATGAATAATCTAACCAAGACAACACTTCTTGAGGTCTAATTTTATCAAATGGGAAATCAATAGTTTTTTTATACTTATTTTTATCAACTTCAAATTTTTTTTCTTTTGATTGAGAAAAATGCTTGACTTTTATTTTCCATTTCTGATGTAAAAAAAATAATACTTCTTGTAGTGTTTTCATTTTCATCCAAACTTATAGCCAAAACCTCTAACAGTTTTAAGAAACTTTGGAGCTGAGGGATCTTCCTCTAATTTCTCTCTGAGCCACCTAACATGAACATCTACAGTTTTAGTATCACCAATAAAGTCAATTTCCCATATTTTTTCAAGTATTAAATCCCTTGACCATACTCTTTTTGGATTTTTCATAAATAACTCTAATAATTTAAATTCTTTTGGAGATAATGTTATTTCTCTATCAAAAGAAGTTACCCTACATTCTTCCAAGAACATTTTTATATGATCAAACTCGAGAACAGTTTTTGAGTTTTCTATATATTTTTTATTACGTTTAGATCTTCTTATTAATGCTCTAGATCTAGCAATTAATTCATTTAAACCAAAAGGTTTTGTTAAATAATCATCTGCACCAACCTCTAATCCAAGAACCCTGTCTGATTCATTATCTTTAGCACTCAAAATTAGTATGGGTGTATAGTCTTCATCATTTCTTATTTTTCTACATAACTCTAATCCATTTAGTCCTGGCAACATTAAATCTAGAATTATTAGGTCAACATCTTTTTTAATATCATTATTAATAAAATCTAAGGCACTTAAACCGTCTTTGAAACTTGATACTTTGAAACCTTCGCTGATCAAGGTTTCACTGACAGTAAGCCTAATACTCTTATCATCCTCTACAAGAAGAATTCTTGAGTCTTGCAAACTTTTATGATCTTTAATAGCCATTTAAAGTTCCAACAATTTTATTTTATATAATCAAAATTATTTGATCTAATTATTTCATAATTAATTTACATTGAATTATTATCTTTTTCATTTAATCTTATTTCCTTGTTAATTTTCCCTTAAACCCTTTTATCTATATTTAGATTGTCTCTTTAATCTTCCTCACACAAAATATTAAAGAGACAAATTTATTGAATTTAATAATAGATATTAAAACTAATATCCCATCGAAGTGTAATAATAATCGTCATCTTCATCTATATTTGTTACTACCCATTCTGGCGGAAAATCACCAATTTTTACATATTGATAAAGCTTATCAACATCTGGATCGTAATAAGTATCATTGATTTTTGGATCTTTGACTACTTTGCTCGGATGCATAAAAAAAATTATTTCTACTCTTTTTTCTAGATTATTTAGTTTAAAGCAGCTTTAAATCTCATTTAAATATTTTCATTTGATCTAGTTAACATAGCACTAATTTAACTTGTAATTAATCTTGATTGTTTTAATTACCGATTTTTTCGGATCTTTATTTGGATAACAATTAACAATTCTATATTTACCACCTTTTCTATCTGTCTCAACGAGAGTAAATTGAACAAATTTTTCTTTTTCAACATTTGAAAAATCTTTGACTTCTATTTTGATGATTTCTTCATTTTCACTTTCAATTATTCTGGATTTACCTCCACAAAGACGAACAGCAGTTTCTTTAGTTACATAAAATAATTTTTTTTCATCAGTAATGGATGATTCACCTTTCGTGATCGAAATTTCATCTTTTGTAATAGATAAATCATCTTGGGTAATGGATAATTCATCTTTTGTACTGCAAGAAGTAATAATAAGGATAAATAAAACCAGTAGCTTTTTCATGATTTTTTAGATGATAAATTCACTTGTAATTGCTTTTAATTGTTTTTTATTTAGTTGGGTAAGATAGCTATAAATTTCTTTTCTACATAATCTGTCTTCAACTCTTTTACTTTCAAGAATTGAAAAAGTAATGAAATTAACAAGTTGAATCTTATTCATATTTATTTTTTAAGTGTCTATTGTTAACTTTGAATTAAATTCTTATTAAATAAACTTTTGACTATTAGAAAAAATATTTAATTTAGAAATTTTTTAAACAAATTTATTTTTTACTTAATAACTTCTTAATCCAATAATCTTAATTTATATAAGTCTTTTATATTTTTACGCCTTAAATATTGAAGACAATCATATAAAAAAAATAATAAATGATTATAAAAAATTCACCTTCTCCCAAAAACTCAAATCAAGCCCAAGAAATAGGGCATATCAAATATTCTTATAAAGAAAGTTTTAAAAGAGAAAATAAATCTATTTTGGATGATTCGGAATTTATTGAAAATTACAATAACGCCCTTAAATCACCACAATCAAGAAGATTGTATAAAGATGCAGAGAATGAAATTCATTTGGACTCAATTGAGGCCCATAATATTTTACCTCTAGATAAAATTTCTATTTAAAATTTTATTAAAAACTACTTTTAAAGATTTTTTAAATATATCTTAAATCCGAACTTCTTTTTTTAATGTTAGTTTACTTCTACGTTCATCCAATTTATTTGGACGCATGATATGAGAATAGGGAACGGGATTCTCATTAACTGCATAAGATCATGAATGAGCTCTCTCAAATAAGAGAAAAAATTACAAAAGCCAAGAGGCTTTATGAAGCCCAAATCTTGGCAACTAAAAATGGAGAAGTTACTCCATATAGAAGATCAGTCTTTGAAGAAAGAATTAGGGAAGCACAAAAAGAAATGAGATCGCAAGACACCAAAAAATAAATTCTTTTGTAAAAATCTATTTTGTATCAGCTACATTCTTGAAGAAATCACAGTAAGCCATTAATTCTGATTCGGTTTTAATTTTTAGATTTAAATCATTAATTGCTTTCTTGGTATCAATTCTGTAGCCATACCAATCTAGACAAACTTCTCTCTGCTTTTGGGTTTCAGAAACCTTTTGAGTACCTATTTTGTTTGAGTTACTAGTACAACTCGCAAGGAAAATAGTTGAGAGAGCTAGTAGTGGGAATAGTAGTCTTTTCATTTTTTAATCACAACAACTTTCCGTTGTTGCTGAAGAAGTCCAAGATGATTCTTCCATTGTTGAAAGGTCAACTCTATGAGTTGCCATCAAGTCACCATTAGCTTCCACAAACTTTTGAACATTACCTTCTGGAGCTTGATGAATAACAATAACTTTTTGAGGATCTTCCTTACTTACTCCTCTAAAAAGTGGCTGAATAAGAAATTCAGAATGTCTTTTATCAGCTTCCGCACTATCAAATATTGCTACCCATTCATCGAAAGTGCTTTCAATTTTAAAAGTAAAAACTGAGGTTATGGAACAAGACATAATAAAAATATTATTTGTAGCCATAAAATAAGTCTGTTTAATTAAGGTTTGGTAAATTATCTTTAAACGGAATTAAAATACCTTTTTTTTTAAATTTGAGCCAACCTTTTTTTTCTAGTATTTTTAAATTTCTCGTTACGGTTACTCTTGTTGAAGAAATAGAATTACCGATAATTTTATGGGTAAAATTAAATTCTTTTAAATTTAGATAAATATGTTTATCTTTTTTTAAGCCAATTATTGAGGATAAGTATAAAAGAAATTCTTTTAGTTTTTCTTCTGATTTTTTTATATCCCTTATTAATAAAAGTTTTTCCAATTGATCAATTCTTTTTAGACTTTTTGTTAATAAGTCTGTAGATGAAAAAAATAGCCCTCTTTTAATTGTTTTAATTTCGCAATTTGTCAACGCAATTAATTTAATATTTTCGTAGTTACATAATGTCAAATTTATTACATCATTTTCATTTATTATCCCAACAATATTTTTCTTATTCTTAATTTTTGATTCCATTATTAATATTCCTGATTTGACTTCTAGGATTGTATTGTTGTTAAAGTCTATATTTTGCTTTTCAGGAATTATCATGTTTATTTCTTAAAGTGCTTTCACCCTAAATTTATAAAGTTAAAAATAAATTAAAAATTATTTAATTCCCTGGTCAAATCTGATTAAAAATTGACTAACTCAAAATAAAAAAATTAATCAGAATTTAAACTCTTTTTGGGAAAAAGTTAATCTCTTTAGAGCAAGTTAAACATGGAGAATAAATTCAACACTAATGAGAAATTTTTTAAAGATAGTCTTAGGGCTATCAATAATCAGTGCAAGTATTTCAAGTTGTGGGAACAAATCAAATGATTTAATTGGAGATTTAGATTTATCTGATTGCAATCCAAATAATACTGTTGACAGCAAATATTGTGATCGAGATGGAGATTTTCTCGCAGACCTACCCCTTTCCGAAGATGAATGGATAGATCCTGAAACCATTGTGTTCTCATATACACCTGTTGAAGACCCCTCCGTTTATGCAAAAGTTTGGGAAGATTTTGTAATACATATGTCTAAGGTGACTGGTAAAAAAGTCACTTTCTTACCAGTTCAATCTTATGCTGCTCAAGTTGAGGCAATGAGATCTGGACGTCTTCATGTAGCAGGAATTAATACTGGAAGCAATACAGTGGCAGCAGCATGTGCAGGAGCAGTTCCATTTGGAATGATGGCTAAAAAAGATTTATCTTACGGTTATGAAATGGAAATTATTGTTCCTTCTGATAGTCCAATTAATTCTCCTGCAGATTTAAAAGGTAAAAAAGTTACATTTACATCTAAGACATCTAATTCAGGATTTAAAGCACCATCGGCCATCCTTAAAGGAGAATTTGGTCTTGAGGCAAATAAAGATTTCACCCCAGTCTTTTCTGGCAAGCATCAAAATTCAATAATGGGTGTTGCAAACAAAGATTATGAAGTAGCACCAATTGCTAACTCAGTTCTTACAAGAATGGATGCAAGAGGTGTTGTTGATTCTTCTAAAATAAGAACTATTTATAAATCCCAAACCTTCCCAACGACAGGTTATGCTCATGCTCATAATCTACATCCAGCTGTAGTTGCAAAAGTAAAGCAAGCTTTTTACACCTATAACTGGGATAATTCAACATTAGATAAAGAATTTAAAAAGGCTGATAGATTCATTTCAATAAGTCACAAGCACGATTGGGACGTTATTAGAAAAATAGATAAGGCTAATGGTGTTGTTTATGATTGCAAATAAAAATTTTTAATCATAAATAAAATCAGACTTAATGCTTAAAACAATAAACCTCAAAAAGGTTTATCCAAATGGAGAAGAGGCTCTTAAAGGAATAAACCTAGAAATTCCTAATGGGCAAGTAGTTGCTCTTATCGGTCCTTCAGGTGCTGGTAAAAGTACTTTTATTAGAACAATAAATAGATTAGTTGAGCCCACTTCAGGGAAAGTTTATTTCGCTAATGAAAAAAATGACATTACTTCTTTAAATAAATCTAAATTAAGAAAAATAAGAAGACAAATTGGAATGATTTTCCAGGAATTTGCTTTGGTAGAAAGATTAAGTGTAATGGAAAATGTCCTTTCCGGCAGATTAGGTTACGTAGGATTTTGGAATAGTTTTTTCAGGAAATTTCCTCAAAAAGATATTGAAGAAGCATTCCGTCTGCTTCAAAGAATTGGACTAGAGCATATGCTTGATAAAAGAGCCGATGAATTGTCAGGAGGGCAGAGGCAAAGAGTAGGAATTGCTAGAGCTTTGATACAAAATCCAATGTTACTTTTAGTAGATGAACCTACAGCTAGTTTAGATCCCAAAAATTCCAGGCAAATTATGCGATTAATATGCGAGTTATGTAAGGAAAGAAATCTTGCTGCGATTATAAATATTCATGATGTTTTTCTTGCTAAGAATTTTGCAGAAAGAATAATAGGTTTAAAAGCTGGAGAAATTGTTTACGATGGCAAGCCAAGTGGCTTATCAGAGACAATACTTACAAAAATATATGGAGAAGAAGACTGGTCTAAAACTGTAGCAAATTAGGAATATATTAAATGAATGATAAGAAAGTAATTTGGAAAAGAAAACCGTTAATAAAAAATAGGTTATTAAGAATTGGATTAATTTTGCTAATTAGTACTTACTTATTATCTGTTTTCCTAACTACCGAAATTGATTGGCAAAGAATTCTTGAAGGGATCCCAAGGGGTAAAAATTTTATATTTGCTTTTTTCCCTCCAGATTTTATAACTAGATCTGATGAGATTTTGGCAGGTATTTTTGAAAGTCTATGGATGACTATTGTTGCAACTATTGTGGGGATACTTATTTCTATACCTGTATCCTTAGGGGCGGCTAAAAACATAGCTCCTAAATTTGTTTATTTCTTATCAAGAGGAGTTATCACATTGTCGAGGAGTTTTCAGGAAGTTATCCTAGCAATATTTTTTGTTAAGTTAATGGGTTTTGGACCTTTTGCTGGGATGGTAACTTTGAGTTTATCGACAATAGGGTTTTTCGCTAAATTATTATCTGAAGATATTGAAGACATAAATAAATCCCAAGCTGAAGCAATCAAATCTACCGGCAGCAGTTGGTTTCAATGGGTTAATTATGGTGTCCAGCCTCAAGTTATGCCAAGATTTATTGGATTATCTTTATACAGATTGGATATTAATTTTAGAGAGTCTGCGGTAATTGGAATTGTTGGGGGAGGAGGTATTGGTTCTACCTTAAATACAGCTTTTGATAGATATGAATTTGAGACTGCAGCGGCTGTTCTTATCGTAATTATTTCTATCGTGATGATTGTTGAATATACATCTAGTCATCTCAGGAAATTAATAAAGTAATGCCAATAATAAAACAAAAGGATTACAAAACCTGGAAAAAATTTGATCGAAAAAGAGATTTACAAAACTGGCTTTGTTGGTTCTTAGGTACTTTAATTTTTAGCTTTTGTTTCGGTCTGATTAGTAGTAAAACAATCTGGTTTTATGTATTTGATTCACATAATGAGGCTTTAGATCTTTTAGGTAGGATGTTTCCTCCAGAAACTAATTATTTCTTAAATTTAATAAAACCTATTTGGGATACTTTAAATATCGCGACTATTGGTACAACGATTGGAACTTTAATTGCAATACCATTAGCTTTTTTATCTGCAAACAATACTACCCCAAGTAAAAAGTTTTTAAGACCTTTAGCCTTATTTTGCATAGTTTCAAGCAGATCAATTAATTCAGTAATCTGGGCATTACTTCTTGTTGCAGTTGTCGGTCCCGGAGTCTTGGCTGGCATAATTGCTATCGGATTAAGATCGATTGGATTTTGTGGAAAATTACTTTATGAAGCTATAGAGGAAATTGATGAAAACCAAATTGAAGCTATTGAGGCAACAGGGGCAAATAAAGCACAAATTATGACCTTTGGCATAGTGCCTCAAATTCTCCCAGCATTTACGAGTATTTCTATTTATAGGTGGGATATAAATATTAGAGAAGCAACTGTTGTTGGCTTAGTTGGAGCAGGAGGTATAGGGATAGAATTAGATGCTCAAATAGGAGACTTAGCTTGGGCTAAGGTATCAGTTATTTTATTAGCAATAGTAGTAGCGGTTGTTTTTAGTGAATGGATTACAGCAAAAATAAGGAGATTTATTCTATAGAATAGATTCAATACTATTTTGTTTAATGGAGCTAAATACTTTCTTACTTATCTTATTAGTCATAGCAAATTTTACAAATTTATATCTGACTCATTTCAAAAAAAGAAAAAGTAATAGTTTTTACAATTTAAATCAACCTTTATTTCGCTTAACCTTTTATTAATTTAAAGTTAAAAAAAAGATAATCAAATCAGTATTAAATAGATTTAATTGATTAAATCTTAGTGAATAATAAGCTCTCCTTAAAAAATATTAATGTCAAATATGGAGAGAGCCTAGCTTTAAAATCCATAAACTTAGATATTTATAAAGGTGAATTTGTAGTCCTTCTTGGGTCTTCTGGGGCAGGTAAATCAACTTTGCTAAGAACAATCAATCAATTGAATCCATTAACTTCAGGAGAGTTAGATTTTTTTGATTTAGGAAAAATAAGAAATAAAAAAGATCTTCAGAATTTAAGAAAAAAAACTGGGATGATATTTCAACAACATCAGTTGATTGAGAGAAATACTGTTTTCCAAAATGTTTTAACTGGTCGACTTGGATTTCATTCACTATTTAGAAGCATTTTACCTCTTCCAAAATTTGATCAAGAACTTGCTCTCGATTGCATAGATAGAGTTAGCCTCTTAGACAAAGCGCTTGTAAAAGTAAAAGAATTAAGCGGAGGACAACAACAAAGAGTAGGAATTGCTAGAGCTTTAGCTCAAAATCCTTCGTTGATTTTGGCAGATGAACCAATAGCTAGTCTTGACCCAAAAACTTCCCATCAAGTTTTATCGATGCTGAAAGATATTTGTAAGAAAGATAATATATCCGCATTAACTAGTCTTCACCAAGTTGATTTTGCTAAAGAATATGGAGATAGAATTATTGGCTTAAGTCATGGGAAAATAGTTTTTAATGGTAAATCAGATCAACTTTCAGACGAGATTTTAAAAAATATTTATTCATCTTCACCAATAACAGAAGAAGCAAATTTTACCTCAAATGAAGTGGTAATGGTTTAAAACCACTTCATTAAAAAAACTTAAACAAAAAAATGAAACTTAAATCTCTTTTAAGCGTTTTTACTATTTCTATTGTGGCGCTTACTTCGGCATGCTCTACGAAAAATGCTGGACCAAGTGCTGATCCTGATAAGTTAATTGTTGCATTAATTCCTGATGAAAATGCTGCAACCGTTATCCAAGATAATCAAGGTCTAAAAGATTACTTAACTGAAGCCTTTGATAAGGAAATAGAGTTAGTTGTTACTACTGATTATTCTTCAATGATTGAAGCAGCTAGAAACGATAGGTTGGATTTAGCTTACTTTGGACCTTTATCTTATGTTTTAGCTAAAGCAGTAAGTGATATTGAACCTTTTGCAGCAAGGATCAAAGGAGGAACTAAGACTTATAATTCCTGCATAATTGGAAACACTAAAAAAGGTGTTACTAGTTTTGATGATATCAAGGGTACTACTTTTGCTCTTGGAGATCCAGCTTCAACCTCTAGTAGATTATTCCCTGAGTTAACTCTTGCTGAAAATGGACTTACTAAAGGCAAGGATTTTCAAGGAGTTTTTCTAGGATCACATGATGCTGTTGCCTTAGCAGTTCAAAATGGAAATGCTCAAGCAGGAGGAATGGCATGTCCGATTCTTAAATCCCTAAAGAAGAAAGGAGTTATTGACCCTTCTAAAGTAACAACTATTGCTCAATCTTCTCCCATTCCTCAATATCCATGGACAATGCGTTCAACTTTATCTCCTGAATTAAAAGAAAAAATAAGAGTTACTTTCTTAGATCTAGATAGTGACAAAGTCCTGAAACCTTTTAACGCTGATGGTTTCGCATCTATAACTGATAGTGATTATGACGGTATTAGAAAAGCAGGCAAACTTCTAGGTCTTGATCTTTCTAAGTTTGTTAAGTAAAAAATCACTTTAAAAATGCAAATAAAAAAATTATTAAATGGATAAATTTAAGAGAATTTTAGAGGTCGAAAGGAGGACTTGGAAAAAACAATTTTTCAGGGTTCTCATAATTTTGATATTTGTATTTTCTTCTTTAGCAGTTGTAGGTCTTTTCGATTTTGAAAGGATAAGTACAGGTATTCCGGCAGTTTTAAAATTACTGCCGGAAATGTTTCCTCCTGATTTCTCAAGAGCTGGAACTTGGTTTAAACCTTTAATAGACTCTTTGGCAATGAGTATCGCAGGAACTTCGATTTCTGTTTTTTTATCTTTACTTCTTTGTTTTTTTGCTGCAAGAAATACAACTATAAATCCAATTGTTTACAACTTAGCGACACTAATTTTAAACGTCACAAGAGCTGTTCCTGAATTAATTTTAGGTATTATTCTAGTTGCAATGATTGGCTTTGGTGCTCTACCGGGGACATTGGCATTAGGTCTTCATTCTGTTGGAATGTTAGGTAAATTTTATTCTGAAGCTATTGAGCTTTGTGACAAGGAACCTATAGAAGCAGCTAGAGCTTCTGGCGCAAGTGATCTACAAGTTATTGTGCATAGCATTCTTCCTCAAGTTTTTCCTGCTATGGCTGATGTAACTTTTTATAGATGGGAATACAACTTTAGAGCTTCAATGGTTGTGGGCGCTGTAGGGGCTGGTGGTATAGGTTTAGAGATCATAAGTGCTTTGAGGATAATGGATTATGCTCAAGTATCAGCTTTATTAATAGTAGTTTTAGTCGTAGTAACTGTATTAGATAGCATGAGTAACTATCTCAGGAAATCAGTATCTGAATAATTCTCATTAAATGAAGA
Coding sequences within it:
- a CDS encoding poly-A polymerase, whose translation is MIIKNSPSPKNSNQAQEIGHIKYSYKESFKRENKSILDDSEFIENYNNALKSPQSRRLYKDAENEIHLDSIEAHNILPLDKISI
- the phnD gene encoding phosphate/phosphite/phosphonate ABC transporter substrate-binding protein, encoding MRNFLKIVLGLSIISASISSCGNKSNDLIGDLDLSDCNPNNTVDSKYCDRDGDFLADLPLSEDEWIDPETIVFSYTPVEDPSVYAKVWEDFVIHMSKVTGKKVTFLPVQSYAAQVEAMRSGRLHVAGINTGSNTVAAACAGAVPFGMMAKKDLSYGYEMEIIVPSDSPINSPADLKGKKVTFTSKTSNSGFKAPSAILKGEFGLEANKDFTPVFSGKHQNSIMGVANKDYEVAPIANSVLTRMDARGVVDSSKIRTIYKSQTFPTTGYAHAHNLHPAVVAKVKQAFYTYNWDNSTLDKEFKKADRFISISHKHDWDVIRKIDKANGVVYDCK
- a CDS encoding helix-turn-helix domain-containing protein — encoded protein: MIIPEKQNIDFNNNTILEVKSGILIMESKIKNKKNIVGIINENDVINLTLCNYENIKLIALTNCEIKTIKRGLFFSSTDLLTKSLKRIDQLEKLLLIRDIKKSEEKLKEFLLYLSSIIGLKKDKHIYLNLKEFNFTHKIIGNSISSTRVTVTRNLKILEKKGWLKFKKKGILIPFKDNLPNLN
- a CDS encoding esterase-like activity of phytase family protein; translation: MKKALAAASFSALLAILASSTSSGFANWNTKYWANEKNFNRISSFNVSDNLPKGSKSTTKTSSEVVTASEDGKTLMYTDSDLGVVGLVDISDPARPKALGIIELEAEPTGIAALGNNAYIGSNTSESYTNPSGALVQYNLEKRKAVKECDLGGQPDSVFVSPDGTFLAVAIENERDEEYKNGFIPQLDDNGIQINPAGYVSLVKLNKRGKIQCNSIKKVDLTGLSEIAPFDPEPEFVAINDLGETVVSLQENNHLAVIDKDGNVISHFSAGVVKQMAGMDTKKDGAHKFKSKLKNVRREPDGLTWIDNDHFATANEGDYKHIDPNQAKRGGSRSWTIFKKDGTVVYEDANRLERAIAQIGHFQDGRAGKKGVEPESVTYSKINGTPYLFVGAERAGIVAVYDITELNQPLLTQLLPSGIGPEGFVAIPERGLIASANEKDYNKKEPGLSSHVTIYQLQDAPASYPHLTNENGLEFVSWGAISGMVAGDDGKIYAVNDGTFKTQPRIYVIDPSSSPALLERAIDIKLDGKTALFMDQEGITTDGNGGFYISTEGIKKKLNEHPPAIYHVSSDGEILEKITPPPSYLNYAKNPGFEGITRNGDILYVAQQKPWGDDTFNTTKILSYNLKTKQWGAVNYQLDRIKKGGVGISELTYHEGALYVIERDSFYGKKAKLKAIYKVDLNDVIFEGLQTNIPPRLYPLVEKELVTDLKPVMKSTGGFILEKVEGLAITNDGQAWISTDNDGTGKKSTGETLFLNIGKI
- a CDS encoding sensor histidine kinase, translated to MKTLQEVLFFLHQKWKIKVKHFSQSKEKKFEVDKNKYKKTIDFPFDKIRPQEVLSWLDYSSQGWIILSSDLTIKFINQKALSLIRIIKYKDVIGKAINDINELEVLSNKILYLRKKDFPFNLDFTIAGVPISVNIVRGRKKNYLILLESKLSIESIKKRQNQLINDVSHELKTPLTSLILIGERLESVVSKKDRYLVKRLKKESKRLRKMAEETLELSKLESSEDFNKNKKISISDLIMESWQTIKPLAEKKDIKINLFSPTKYYISGDIENLKRAFINILDNAIRYSPTKESIQIEIFKRDSSVVIRVRDKGIGLEENESNDIFSRFYRGDPSRTKFKKSGSGLGLSITKKIINNNKGFIKAFNHKDGGAIIETIFPCLNTDL
- a CDS encoding DUF3764 family protein, translating into MSCSITSVFTFKIESTFDEWVAIFDSAEADKRHSEFLIQPLFRGVSKEDPQKVIVIHQAPEGNVQKFVEANGDLMATHRVDLSTMEESSWTSSATTESCCD
- a CDS encoding response regulator transcription factor → MAIKDHKSLQDSRILLVEDDKSIRLTVSETLISEGFKVSSFKDGLSALDFINNDIKKDVDLIILDLMLPGLNGLELCRKIRNDEDYTPILILSAKDNESDRVLGLEVGADDYLTKPFGLNELIARSRALIRRSKRNKKYIENSKTVLEFDHIKMFLEECRVTSFDREITLSPKEFKLLELFMKNPKRVWSRDLILEKIWEIDFIGDTKTVDVHVRWLREKLEEDPSAPKFLKTVRGFGYKFG